From the genome of Legionella beliardensis:
CAAAAGCATTTCTTGCTAATAATCTGTAACCTTAAATTAAGACAAAGTTGGGTCAAAGCGACCCAACTATTCCCTAAAGCTAATCGAACGGCATTCATTTTAAAATGATAAAAAGTTACTCTTCTTGATATTCAATAATATCACCTGGCTGGCAGCTTAAATAAGCACAAATGGCATCAAGGGTTGTAAGCCTAAGGGCTTTGGCTTTGCCATTTTTAAGAATGGATAAGTTAGCTTCAGTAATGCCTATTGCCTCGGCTAACTCTTTTAAGCGACATTTTCTTTTTGCCATCATTACATCTAAATTAACAATAATTGTCATAGTAAAACCCTTAAATTGTTAATTGCGCTTCAACTTTTAATTGATTAGCTTCTTTAATAATCCACGAAGCAACTAAAATGATACATGCGGTAATTAAGGTTGAGACATTAGTAGAACCTAAAGTAATACTTGCTATGCGCTGTCCCGGTGGATTATTAAACGTAAGAGACGCTGTTATAAGTGGCTGATAAATTAATTGAATAACTTCGCCTAGAATCATGTAAATACTAATACTTCTTATTAATTTAATGGTAGATTCTGCAAATAACTCACCCTTTTCATACAATTTAAAGAGGTTAGCTAATTTATAACAAATTGATACGGTAATGGATAATGGCAACAATTGTACAGCTAATATCATTAAGCGATGTAAAAATGAGAAATGAACCGTATCTTGCACGTGAACAGCAGGAATGATTAACGCAAAAGCGCCCCACTCTAATAACCCACTTAAATGGAATAGGATTAAATACGAAGTAACCATTGGCATAACCCAACAAAGCACCCTAAAAAATAAAGAAAGAATACGGCTAACTGTTTGTATTTTTTTCATAATCAAAACCCTTAACTAATGAATCAGGCTTAATTATAATCACTATTTATTGAATTACAATAATATATTTATGAATTTCAATAAAAAATTATTAAATAATTTTTAAAAGCAGTAGAGATATACACAGTAAGCGTTAGATTATTTTATTTCTGCTTAGGCTATACTTTAATAAGCAAATAAAGGACCAGTGGGATTTAAGAAAGAAAGCCTAAAAATAATTTTCCTTAAACCCATGAAAAAAACAAAATTTGTTACTATTATAAAGCCGATACGGCGCTGTAATTATTTATATTTTCATCAAGCAAGGGAATGGATTAATGAAAATCATATCGACAAGAGTCTTGAATGGTCCAAATTACTGGTCGAATTTCAGGCAGAAATTAATTGAAATTAGGCTCGACTTAGAAAGTTATGAGTACTCTCCAAGCAATATCCTAGAAGGATTTAACACGCGATTAAAAGAACTAATCCCTAGCTTATACAACCATTATTGCTCACCCGGCATTGAGGGTGGTTTTTATATCCGTCTTGAAGAAGGAACTTGGTTAGGACATGTCATGGAGCATGTAGCGCTCGAACTACAAAATCTCGCTGGTTTAGACTGCGGCTTTGGCCGAACCTTTGGTACTGATACAGAGGGAGTGTATGACGTCATATTTACTTATGAAATAGAAAAAGCGGGGCTTTATGCCGGTAACGCCGCTTTTAATATTATTCAAAGCTTAGCTCAAGGTAAAAATTATTTAAATTTTGAACAAGATATTACAGAATTAAAACATATCATAGCCCATGAGAAAATAGGTCCTAGTACCGAAGCTATTCTTAAGGAAGCTAAAAAAAGAAATATACCCATAAGCCCTTTTAAAGATACTTCCTTAATTACTTTAGGCTACGGCGTTTATCAAAAACGGGTTTGGGCAACAATTTCATCCCAAACAAGCTCAATTGGGGTAGACATCGCTACCCATAAAGACATGACTAAACAACTTCTAGCAGCAAATGCCATTCCTGTACCAGATGGTATCACTATCCGCTCACTAGACCAATTAGATGATGCTATCGATTTGTTAAACTTTCCACTGGTTATTAAACCACTTAACGGCAACCATGGCCGTGGCATTATTACCAATATTCAAACCAAAGAAAAAGCTATCTTAGCGTTCAACCTAGCGCAAAAAGTGTCTAAAGATATTATTGTAGAGCAATTTATTGAAGGCAATGATTATCGATTTTTAGTGATTAATTATAAGTTAATCGCAGTAGCAAAACGAACGCCGGCAAAAATTACTGGCGATGGCATAAAAACAATTCAGCAATTAATCGATGAGGTTAACGACGATCCTAAGCGGGGCTTGGCTCATGAAAACTGCCTCACCACGATTAAGGTTGATGAAGAAACACATTCCATTTTAGCCGAGAAAAAACTAACTTTACACAGCGTGTTAAAGGCCGGTGAACATTTATATTTGAAATGCACGGCTAATCTAAGCTCTGGCGGCACAGCAACCAATATCACCAATCAAGTACATCCAGAGAATATCGCCCTAGCTGAACGAGTAGCACGCTTAATACAACTTGATGTATGTGGAATTGATGTGGTTTGCAAAAGTGTACGTGTTCCTCTTGCTAAACAACGAGGTGCTGTCATTGAAGTCAATGCAAGCCCTGGCTTTCGTATGCATACTGCGCCAAATGAAGGTGCACCTATCAATGTAGGTGCGCCGTTTATTGATATGCTGTTTCCACCTGGCAAACCCTCACGCATACCTATCATTGCTGTAACAGGTACGAATGGCAAAACGACAGTGGTTCGTTTAATTGCCCGTTTTGCCAAACAGGCCAATCATTATGTTGGCTTTACCACCACTGAAGGTATTTACCTTAATAATAAACTAATCTATCGCGGTGATTGTAGCGGGCCTTTAAGTGCACGCACCGTCCTGATGGAACCCTTAGTCGATTTTGCAGTTTTAGAATGCGCACGTGGCGGGATTATTCGTTCAGGATTAGGTTTTGATCAATGTGATATTAGTATTATTACCAATATAACCACTGATCACTTAGGTATTGATGGGATTAATACGATTGAAAAGCTTGTTGATGTTAAATCCGTGGTCGCCCGCAGCACACATAAAAATGGATATGCCTTATTAAATGCTGATAATAAATTAGTCTATGATTTGAAAAATGAGCTAGTTTGCAACATTGCTTTATTTGCTTTAACCAAAAACGCGCGCATTAAACAACACTGCCAAGCAGGCGGTCTAGCAGCCTTTATAGAAGATGACATGGTAATTGTGCAAAAAGGCATAGAAAAACAAGCAATTGCTAAAATAAAAGACATTCCGCTTACTTTTAAGGGCAGTGCTACGTTTATGGTTAATAATATTCTCCCTGCGGTCTTAGCAGGTATCATTCAAGGATTTTCAGCCAAACTAATGGCCCAAAGCCTATACGACTTTCAACCGACCGTTGAAAATACCCCAGGCCGTATGAACATGTTTAATTTTGATCACTGCCAAGTAATCATTGACTATGCTCATAATGAAGATGCTTATATTCAACTTAAGAAATTTTTAGATACGATGGAATATGCTAAAAAAGTAGGCATTATTGCTGCAAGCGGTGATCGCCGAGAGGAAGATATTCAACGATTGGGCTATTATGCTGCGCAAATGTTTGATGAAATTATAATCCGCCACAACAAAAATGGACGTGGTAGAACCAATCAGCAATTAACTGATTTAATAACGACAGGCATTCATTCTGCTGATCCTAAAGTAAAAATAAAAGTTATTTCTGAAGAATTTGAAGCATTAGAGTATGCAATAGAGCACGCTGAGCGAAATAGTTTAATTTATTGTTCCGTGGATGATGTTTTTGACTCCGTAGAATTTATGCTGGAACAAAAGCACATTCAACCAGTCAAACAGATTAATGAGACTATTTTCTTATGAGACCAAAAGGCAAAATACTGATTATCGGTGGGGCTGAAGACAAGGTGGATGAACCACCAGATATTTTTCAACATCGAGAAGAGATGCCACGCTATGAAATTTTAAGCGAGCTTTTGTCTGATTGCAAAACTAAACAAATAGAAATTATTACCACCGGCTCTGAAGTTCAAGATGAAGTAAAAAAATCATATGAGCGCGTTTTTTATGAAATGGGTTATAACAAAGTTGGCTTTATACCTATTGAAGAGCGTCGACAAGCTCGATTAGACGACTATTTACAGCGTGTTGAAAAAGCAAGGGCTATTTTTTTTACAGGCGGTGATCAGTTTCGTATTTCAACTATTTTAGGCGGTACACCAATTATTGAAATCATCAAGAGACGTTATGTGGAAGATAAGGATTTTATCGTAGCAGGCACGAGTGCCGGCGCTATGGTGATGTCTTCCGTGATGATTACTTCAGGTGGTTTAACCGAAGCATTGCTTTATCGCAATTTAGCTACTTCATCAGGATTAGGGTTATTGCCAACGTGTATTGTTGATACTCACTTTATTAAACGTGGACGATTTGGCCGACTTGCGCATGCTATTATTATGAATCCCGAGCAACTCGGTATTGGCTTAGGAGAGGATACCGCTTTAGTAATTAAAAATGGCTCCGATGCCGAATGCCGAGGATCTGGCATGGTAGTCATTATCGATGGCAGATATATTAATCAAACGAATATTACTAAAGTGAAAGAAGGGCAACCGGTCTATGTCGAGAATTTAAAAGTTCATTTATTGGTAAAGGGATGTCATTTCTCGTTAACCCAGCGTAAATTAGCAAATCCTGCTGATTCAACCAATTTCGATTAATTAGACTTCTTTAGAAACTAACTTAGGTAACTTATGAAGATAGCAATGGCAGTTCATGGTGGTGCAAGCGAAAGCTCTCCTTTTTTACAAAAAAATGAAGAAGCAACTAAAAAAGTGTTAGCCCAAGCTTGTCAAACAGGCTATGACATTTTAAAGCAAGGCGGCAGTGCACTGGATGCTGTTGAAGAAGCAGTAAAAATTCTTGAAGACAGCCCCTATTTTAATGCCGGCCGTGGTTCAGCATTAAATTGTTGTGGCGATGTTGAAATGGATGCCTCTATCATGGATGGCAGAGAAATTAAAGCCGGTGCTGTATCAATGGTTAAGCAAGTTAAAAATCCAATCACTCTAGCGCGCTTAATTATGTCAAAAACAAAGCATGTCTTTTTATCAGGTTATGGTGCTCTAGAATTTGCAACTAAAGAAGGACTAGACTTAAAACCACCCTCTTATTTTGTTACCAATAACCAATATGACGAATACGAACGTCTGCATGAGAAAGAGACTTATGAGGCGCTCTTAGCTAAAAAGCAAAGTGGCACGGTTGGTGCTGTCGCATTAGATGCCCAGGGTAATCTTGCGGCTGGCACCTCTACTGGTGGAACAAGTAATAGCTTGCCAGGTCGAATTGGTGATAGCTGTGTCATTGGTGCAGGATGCTATGCTAACAATAACACTTGCGCGGTTTCCGGAACAGGCGAAGGCGAATACTTAATTACCGGTGTTATTGCTCATACCATTTCAATGTTGACTGAATTAAACATCCCACTACAAGAAGTATGTGAGCAAGTGCTTTATGAGCGTAATAAAAATAAAGGTGAAATTGGTGTTATTTCTATCAACCAACACGGAGATGTAGCCTGCGCTTTTAACACTGAAATTATGAAACGCGCATGGATTGGTTTAGATGGAAAGCTAGTGGTAGAAATTAACAGATAATTTCATTCTTAGGTGGTTGGGCTAAACAAAGTGCAGCCAACAATCGTTGATCGGCGTTTTACTTAGGTCGTCATTGCTGTATCTACTGTATTAGAAAAGCATGGATACCGTGGTCAAGCCACGGTATTTCGGTAGCTGGTATGCAATAAATCAAAAACGAATTACCGCGGTTTGACCGCGATATCGATCAATGGAGCACGAAAGCTGAATAACGTAGCAAGTAGGCTAAGTGAAACAAAGTAAAACCCAAGTTGCAGCCCTGCGGACTTGAACCTAGACTATCTTACTGATGCAAATTAATCTTGGTTAGTTTTCTTTTCAACGCGTTAAATAACAAGACCGTATGCCGCCTATTATCTTCTACATTGCTTTCACTTTGTTGCAGGCGTAATCGTTCATAATTAGATAAAAATAAGGAAATTTCAGGCGCCATCCTGGGTAGCTTATTTATCAAAATATTACATTGTTTTTTAAGTGTCATTGAAGGCTTAGTCGGCACATTAAATCGCCTTAATTCTTTTTGTAATTGCTGATATGCTTTTAATAACTGATCTACTTGCCTGTGCTGACGCCAAGTATATAAAAATCCAATAACAAACAGAAAAATTAAGAAGAAAATGATAGTAGCCTGCAATAATTTACTGGCAGTTAATTTTTCTAAACCTATTTTCTTTAATAAATCTTGCTGCGCATCTTTATTATAAAAAAGTAACCAACGCTCAGCAAAAAATCGCAGTGATTCAATAAAAAATTGTGACCGTTGTAACCAAGATAAATTAGCAGAAAAAGAATTATCTGTTTGATTCAAATAAGATGAATGGAAATCTCTAATCGCTTGGTCGATACGCTCAGGCGCTATAAAACTTGTAGGATCAATAAGCTGCCAGCCCATGGGTGCTTGCCAATACTCAACCCAAGCATGGGCATTATTTTGCTGAATATCAAGGTAATGGCCAACAGAATTCCATATTCCTCCTTGATAACCAACAACTACTCTGGCAGGAATACCAACGGCGCGCAAAATAAATGCTATGGCACCCGCATAATGCTCACAATACCCCTTTTTTGTATTAAACCAAAAATCATCCATTTGATTTGGCAGGCTGAGCCTATCTGGCGCCAAAGTATAATAAAATGGTTGCTGATGAATATATTGCTGCAGAAAACGAATAAATAACTTTGGATCATTTTGTAAGTTTGTAAAGTGTGCTTTCGCCCAAGCGGCTAATTGTGGATTAACCTTATTAGGCAGCTGTAGATACTGCCTAAGTTCAGTATCATTTAATGTTTGCTGCGGCTTAGTTTGCATGGTTATTATGCCATAGGCAAAGCGCTGCTGTATCATGTCTTCATTCATTGCCCTAACTAAACCATAGTCGGTTGAGAAAAGCAGCCTAGGGCGTGCTGCAAGTGGTAAACTTAAATAAAATAACCATTTCTTTTGATGTGGCTCTAAAATCACCTCATAATCTGCGTTTTGATTAGCAGTAAGCTCAACTAATGGATTAAATTTTGCGCTAGCTAACTGTACAGAATTCCAACTAATACCATTGTAATGGTTAAGCACTAACCCTTGCCAGTAACCATTTAATATTGGTTTGTTATTAAAAGTAACCCGTAATGCGGTACGATCATCATTAAATAACTCAGTCATTGATCCAGGACTCATGCTTTCGCTAAAACCCAATTGACTAATAGACTGTGATGGAACTTGCCACAACGGTTTAGAAATTCTAGGAAAAATATAAAAAAGTAACAAACTAAAAGGGATCGCTATCAGCAGCTGGGTCGCACTTTTCCTACTTAGGTATTTTAAAGAAACTTGCCTAACACTTAACTTAAACATCAGCATTAAGTTAGCTAAAATAGCAGCAAATAAATAAACTACAATCCACAGCTCTTGATTAATAACTAACGCTGAAAAAATAAGATAAAAATTACAGATAATTATAAATTTAATATCACGAACCTTATAAATCTCAAGGCATTTTAAGCCAACGAAAATGATTAAAAATCCGATAAAAAACCCGCTGGTTATCATATTTCCGTAAGCAATTTTTAATAATGCTAACGAAGCCATGACTAAGATTACCCTTATCCAGACAGGTAAAATGGGATAATTAAAATAGGCCGCGATAAATT
Proteins encoded in this window:
- a CDS encoding helix-turn-helix domain-containing protein; this encodes MTIIVNLDVMMAKRKCRLKELAEAIGITEANLSILKNGKAKALRLTTLDAICAYLSCQPGDIIEYQEE
- a CDS encoding isoaspartyl peptidase/L-asparaginase family protein → MKIAMAVHGGASESSPFLQKNEEATKKVLAQACQTGYDILKQGGSALDAVEEAVKILEDSPYFNAGRGSALNCCGDVEMDASIMDGREIKAGAVSMVKQVKNPITLARLIMSKTKHVFLSGYGALEFATKEGLDLKPPSYFVTNNQYDEYERLHEKETYEALLAKKQSGTVGAVALDAQGNLAAGTSTGGTSNSLPGRIGDSCVIGAGCYANNNTCAVSGTGEGEYLITGVIAHTISMLTELNIPLQEVCEQVLYERNKNKGEIGVISINQHGDVACAFNTEIMKRAWIGLDGKLVVEINR
- a CDS encoding DUF2975 domain-containing protein, whose product is MKKIQTVSRILSLFFRVLCWVMPMVTSYLILFHLSGLLEWGAFALIIPAVHVQDTVHFSFLHRLMILAVQLLPLSITVSICYKLANLFKLYEKGELFAESTIKLIRSISIYMILGEVIQLIYQPLITASLTFNNPPGQRIASITLGSTNVSTLITACIILVASWIIKEANQLKVEAQLTI
- the cphA gene encoding cyanophycin synthetase, with amino-acid sequence MKIISTRVLNGPNYWSNFRQKLIEIRLDLESYEYSPSNILEGFNTRLKELIPSLYNHYCSPGIEGGFYIRLEEGTWLGHVMEHVALELQNLAGLDCGFGRTFGTDTEGVYDVIFTYEIEKAGLYAGNAAFNIIQSLAQGKNYLNFEQDITELKHIIAHEKIGPSTEAILKEAKKRNIPISPFKDTSLITLGYGVYQKRVWATISSQTSSIGVDIATHKDMTKQLLAANAIPVPDGITIRSLDQLDDAIDLLNFPLVIKPLNGNHGRGIITNIQTKEKAILAFNLAQKVSKDIIVEQFIEGNDYRFLVINYKLIAVAKRTPAKITGDGIKTIQQLIDEVNDDPKRGLAHENCLTTIKVDEETHSILAEKKLTLHSVLKAGEHLYLKCTANLSSGGTATNITNQVHPENIALAERVARLIQLDVCGIDVVCKSVRVPLAKQRGAVIEVNASPGFRMHTAPNEGAPINVGAPFIDMLFPPGKPSRIPIIAVTGTNGKTTVVRLIARFAKQANHYVGFTTTEGIYLNNKLIYRGDCSGPLSARTVLMEPLVDFAVLECARGGIIRSGLGFDQCDISIITNITTDHLGIDGINTIEKLVDVKSVVARSTHKNGYALLNADNKLVYDLKNELVCNIALFALTKNARIKQHCQAGGLAAFIEDDMVIVQKGIEKQAIAKIKDIPLTFKGSATFMVNNILPAVLAGIIQGFSAKLMAQSLYDFQPTVENTPGRMNMFNFDHCQVIIDYAHNEDAYIQLKKFLDTMEYAKKVGIIAASGDRREEDIQRLGYYAAQMFDEIIIRHNKNGRGRTNQQLTDLITTGIHSADPKVKIKVISEEFEALEYAIEHAERNSLIYCSVDDVFDSVEFMLEQKHIQPVKQINETIFL
- a CDS encoding cyanophycinase; translation: MRPKGKILIIGGAEDKVDEPPDIFQHREEMPRYEILSELLSDCKTKQIEIITTGSEVQDEVKKSYERVFYEMGYNKVGFIPIEERRQARLDDYLQRVEKARAIFFTGGDQFRISTILGGTPIIEIIKRRYVEDKDFIVAGTSAGAMVMSSVMITSGGLTEALLYRNLATSSGLGLLPTCIVDTHFIKRGRFGRLAHAIIMNPEQLGIGLGEDTALVIKNGSDAECRGSGMVVIIDGRYINQTNITKVKEGQPVYVENLKVHLLVKGCHFSLTQRKLANPADSTNFD
- a CDS encoding transglutaminaseTgpA domain-containing protein, which translates into the protein MTNSEQRHFLTLTRYTLLVVLLCYIPHFFQSPSWVMLLAVAAIGYKFIAAYFNYPILPVWIRVILVMASLALLKIAYGNMITSGFFIGFLIIFVGLKCLEIYKVRDIKFIIICNFYLIFSALVINQELWIVVYLFAAILANLMLMFKLSVRQVSLKYLSRKSATQLLIAIPFSLLLFYIFPRISKPLWQVPSQSISQLGFSESMSPGSMTELFNDDRTALRVTFNNKPILNGYWQGLVLNHYNGISWNSVQLASAKFNPLVELTANQNADYEVILEPHQKKWLFYLSLPLAARPRLLFSTDYGLVRAMNEDMIQQRFAYGIITMQTKPQQTLNDTELRQYLQLPNKVNPQLAAWAKAHFTNLQNDPKLFIRFLQQYIHQQPFYYTLAPDRLSLPNQMDDFWFNTKKGYCEHYAGAIAFILRAVGIPARVVVGYQGGIWNSVGHYLDIQQNNAHAWVEYWQAPMGWQLIDPTSFIAPERIDQAIRDFHSSYLNQTDNSFSANLSWLQRSQFFIESLRFFAERWLLFYNKDAQQDLLKKIGLEKLTASKLLQATIIFFLIFLFVIGFLYTWRQHRQVDQLLKAYQQLQKELRRFNVPTKPSMTLKKQCNILINKLPRMAPEISLFLSNYERLRLQQSESNVEDNRRHTVLLFNALKRKLTKINLHQ